GTAGCGATGTCGCCGAGCCGCGTGACCTGACCGCCGGCGCGCAGGCGCAGATTTCTTATATCCTCGACCTTGCTGACATCGCCTTCGACGGAGATGCGCACCGAATTGGTGCCGGTGTCGACGGAACCCGACGGGTCGACATTGTTCTGGCCCTTGATGGCGTTCTGCAGGTCGGTCAGCGTCAGGCCACGCTCGGCGAGCACTTTCGACGAGACGTCGATGTAGAGCTTTTCCGGCTGGTCGCCAATGATGACGGCCTTCTCGACGCCCGGCGTCGTCAGCAGCATGTCGCGGGCCTCGATGGCGAATTTCTTCAGCTCCGGATAGCTGAAGCCGTCGCCGCTGATCGAATGCAGCGTGATGAAAGTGTCGCCGAACTCATCGTTGAAATAGGGCCCGAGCAGGCCTTGCGGCAGATCGCCGGCGATGTCGCCGACCTTCTTGCGCACCTGATAGAAAGCGTCTGCCACTTCGGCGGCGTTGGTGTCGCCCTTGATCTGGACGGTGATGATGGCGCTGCCGGCGCGGGTGAAGGAGCGCACGAAATCGAGATGCGGCGTTTCCTGCAGCTTGCGCTCGATCTTGTTGACGACCTGGTCCTCCATCTCCTGGATCGAGGACCCCGGCCAGATCGCCTGGACGACCATGACCCGGAAGGTGAAATCGGGATCTTCCTTCTGGCCCATGCGCATCAGGCCGAGCGCTCCGGCGATGATGATGAGGCCGAACAGGAACCGCGCGATGGAGGGATGGCCGATCGCCCAGCGCGACAGGTTGAAGGGCCGCTTCTCGTCAGTGGAATTGGTCATTGGTGCTCGTCCACTTCGTTTGATCGTCGGCGCGCCGATGCCGGCGCGAAGCGAAATCCAGGTTCGTGGTGGCTTCCGGGCGGCAAGGCTCGAGCGGAGAGACACTCATCGCGATGGGACGCGGGAATTGATGCGCGGGGGGTCACATCAATCGAGCGCCTCGGTTCGAGCGTCCGCCGCCCGGAAACCAGCGGCTGCGGGAACGCGCAGCCGGTTGCCTGTCCTCAGCGTAACTGCCTGGTGTTGCCGCTATCGTCTTCCGCCGAGGCGGATTGCAGCGCGGTGTCGCCGGCTAGTTTCACTTTCAGATTCTCGGTCATGAATTGCGTGCCGGCCGCGACCACGACATCGCCGGGTTTCAGCCCTTCGGCAACGCGCACGCCATCGGCGGCGAACTCCGCGACCTTGACCGGGCGGGCATGTACGGTGTCGGCGCCGCGATCGACGGTCCAGACGATCGGCTGGCTGTCCTTCTGCGCCAGCGCGCTCAGCGGGATCGAAACAAGCTGCCTTTCATTGGTGGCGGAGGCTTCAATATTGGCGGTCATGCCGAGCAGGACTCGCGCATCGTTGGGCAGGCTGACGCGGACCGCGAAGGTGCGCGACTGCTGGTCGGCACTCCCAGCGACCTCACGAACCTTGCCGTCGAGCGCCAGTGCACTGTCCGACCAGAACGCGGCCTTGACGATTTTGCCTGGCTTGAACTCGGCGATCTCCATTTCCGGCACGGCGATCAGCACTTCCTTTTCGCCATCGACGGCGACCGTCACGACCGGCGTGCCAGTGCCGACAACCTGCCCGACATCGGCGGCGACCGCGGTGACGATGCCGTTCCTGTCCGCCTTGAGATCGGTGTAGCCGACCTGGTTTTTCGCCTGGTCGAGCGATGAGCGAGCGGAGTCGCGGGTGGCAACAGCCTGGTCGTAGCTGAGCGTCGCCTGGTCGAGCTGCGACTTCGGCGCGAAATTCTTGGAGAACAGCTGCTCGGCGCGATGGCGGGCAAGATCGGCGGTCTCGACCTGCCGTTCGGCGGCATTCAGGTTGGCCTCGGCGCTTTTCACCGACAGTTGGTAGTCGGTGGCATCAATGCGAGCCAGCACATCGCCGGGCACGACACGCTGGCCAATGTCGACAAGCCTCTCCGTGATCTTGCCGTTGACCCGGAAGCCCAGGTTCATCTCCGTGCGGGCACGCACCGATCCCGAATAGGACAGCTGGCGGGTATCGTGCGCCTGGGCGATCTCGACGACCTTGACCGGGCGGATGATGTCCTTGACCTCGGTTTTCTCCTGGCTGCAGCCGGCAAGTCCAAGCGCCGCGACGATCAAGCCGGCGGCCGGCAGCTTGCGGATGATGGAATGAGACAAAAACACCTTGGCACTCCCGAACTGGAGATGAACTGTCGATACCGACGCCCGGCGGGCGGCGGCTATTTCTTCAAGGCCTTGATCGCATAATCGATGAGGTCGTCGGGCATCGCCCGATTGGTCTTGGCGAGACACTGCGCCACCATCTGCGGATGGCAAAGAATGACGGTGGCCGCGCCGAAGCAGCGCGACGCGACCACCGGGTCCTGTTCCCTGAACTCGCCGGCTTCGATGCCGTCGCGGATCACTTCGGCAAAGAGATCGTGGATGCTGTCGATGTGCTTGTCGATCACGCCCCAGTCCCGTTCGAGCGCGACGATGACCATCTCATGGACCTTCTGGTCGTCGAGCATGACCTCCAGCGTCATCTTGTATTGCGCCTGCACGTAGCGCCGAAGCCGCTCCTCCGCGCTGATCGGAAGCCGAGAAATCTCGTAGGCCATCTTGTAGCTCGCGCCGAGCATTCGACCGCAGACGGCCTGGTGGATTTCCACCTTGGAGGCGAAGAAGCGGTAGATGTTGGCCGGCGACATGCCGAGCTCACGGGCGATGTCAGCGACATTGGTCTTGCCGTAGCCATAGTGCCGGAACAGGCGCTCGGCGCAGTCGAGGATGCGCGTCACATTTTCCTGCCGGGCGGCGTCGACGACTATGTTGGCGGCTTCGGACATGGTGCTTTCGTTTGATAACTGACGAATTTCAATTTTCGTCAGTCGTAAATCGAAATAGGCGACGTGTCAACGCAAAATCGATGTACGCGTACGATTGGTGACAGATGGTGACATCCGATAGACGTCACAAAGCGGCCCGAGGATGCGGACCGCTTGAAATATTTCCGAAGAAGGTTGTCGGAGCCCCTCAGGCGACCTTGGCCATTTCCCGCAGCCGGAACTTCTGGATCTTGCCGGTCGAGGTCTTCGGGATTTCGGCGAAGATCACCGCTTTCGGCACTTTGAAACGGGCGAGCAGCGCGCGGCAATGCTCGATGATCTCGGCCTCAGTCGTCGCCTTGCCGGGCTTCAGCTCGACATAGGCGATGGGCACCTCGCCCCATTTGTCGTCGGGCCTGGCGACAACGCCGCAGGAGGCGACCGAAGGGTGCTTGTAGAGCGCATCCTCGACCTCGATCGACGAGATGTTCTCGCCGCCGGAGATGATGATGTCCTTGGAACGGTCCTTGAGCTGGATATAGCCGTCGGGATGCATGACGCCGAGATCGCCGGAATGGAACCAGCCGCCAGCAAAGGCTTCGTCGCTCGCCTTGCGGTTCTTCAGATAGCCCTTCATGACGATGTTGCCACGGAACATGACCTCGCCGATGGTTTCGCCGTCGGCCGGTGTCGTCCGCATCGTCTCGGGATCCATGACGGTCAGGCCTTCCAGTGCTGCATAGCGCACGCCCTGCCGTGCCTTCTTGGCGCTGCGCTCGCCCTTCTCCAGATCGTCCCAAGCCCCATGCCATTCGTTGACGACCGCCGGGCCATAGGTCTCGGTCAAGCCGTAGAGATGGGTGACGGCAAAGCCGGCATCGGCCATGCCCGACAGCACGGCTTCCGGCGGCGGCGCGGCGGCGGTGTTGAAGGTCACCGTCTGCGGAAACGCGCGCTTGTCCTCGTCCTTCGCGTTGATCAGCACGGACATGACGACGGGCGCGCCGCAGAGATGCGTGACGCCATGATCGGCGATGGCGTCGTAGATCGGCTTCGGCCGCACCCAGCGCAGGCAGACATGGGTGCCGGCCTGGACGGCGAGCGTCCACGGAAAGCACCAGCCGTTGCAGTGGAACATCGGCAAGGTCCACAGATAGACGGCATGCTTGGCCATGCCGGCATGAATGGTGTTGGTGTAGGCCATCAGCGCCGCGCCACGATGGTGATAGACGACGCCCTTCGGATTGCCTGTCGTGCCGGATGTGTAGTTGAGCGAAATCGCATCCCACTCATCGTCGGGCATCGCCCAGGCGAAGTCCTCGTCGCCACCAGCGACAAAATCCTCATAGTCCAAGGTGCCGATCCGCTCGCCCTTCGGATAGGGTGCGTCGGCGGCGTATTCGGGATCGTCATAGTCGATGACCAATGGCTTGACCTTGGCCAGCGCCAGCGCCTGCCTGACGACGCCGGCGAATTCGCGGTCGACGATCAGCACTTTGGTCTCGGCATGATCTAGCTGAAAAGCGATGACCGCCGCATCGAGCCTTGTGTTGAGCGAATGCAGCACCGCCTTGGTCATCGGCACGCCGAAATGCGCCTCGAGCATCGGCGGCGTGTTGGACAGCATGACGGTGACCGTGTCACCCTTGCTGATGCCACGCTTGTGAAGCGCCGAGGCGAGCTTCAGCGAACGCTGCCAGAACGTGCGATAGTCGATGCGCTGGCCGCCATGGATGATGGCGATATGGTCGGGATAGGTTTTTGCAGCGCGCTCCAGATAAGTGAGCGGCGTCAGCGGCTGATGGTTGGCCGCGTTCTTGTCCAGATCCTGTTCGTAAGGATTGCCCATCCTGTTCTCCCCATTTTATCGAAGACTTCTAACCACACGCTCGGGCCACGTCACCACCAACGATGCCACGGTAGAGCGCATTTGGCACAATGATCATCTGGATTCAGCAGGCGAGAAGGTATCGTATACCCCCGCGCGGTTTGACTTTTGTCGAGCACCGTGAATAATGTCAGCCGAGGAGATGGCATGGCAATCCGACCGGCAGAACAACTCATCCACAAGGCCGCGTGGCTCTACTATGCGCATGGCCTGCGGCAGGACCAGGTGGCAAGCCAGCTTAACATTTCCCGCGCCTCGGTCGCCATGTATCTGCGCAAGGCGCGCGAGACCGGCATCGTCAACATCTCGACCTCGACCCAGCTCTTCACGGACGATGTCCTGGCACGCAAGCTGGAAGACGCGCTTGGGCTCGATGCCGTCTGGGTCGCCCCGGAAAATGCCGACCCTTCGACGGAAATCGCCGTGCTGGCGGCGAGCGTCTTCCTCGAACTGGTCAAGAAGGGTGACCGTATCGGCGTCGCCTGGGGCCGCACCGTCTATACGATCGCCGACATCATGTCCTATGCCGACCTGCAGGATGTCACGGTGGTGCAGCTCTGCGGCAATCTCGGCGCCCCCTACTCATATCGGCCCGACCAATGCACGATGGAAATCGCCCGCCGGCTCAACGCCAAGGGCCTGAATTTCTACGCGCCGCTGGTGCTGTCGACGGAAGAGCTGGCGCGGGCGCTGCGTGCCGAACCGGTGATCCGCGAGCAACTGGCGGGAGTGCGTGAATGCGACCTGGCGCTGTATTCCGTCGGCACCATCGACGCCGACAGCCATGTCGTCAAATGCGGCGCGCTGACGGCTGAAGAGATGACGGCACTGCGCGAGATCGGAGCAGCCGGCGTCATTGCCGGGCAGATCATCGACGCCAAAGGCGATGTGCTCGACTGCAGCTACAACCGCCGGGTCATCTCCGCCGAGCTTGCCTCGCTGCGCGCGATCGCCAAGCGGCTGATGGTCGTGCAGGAAGACAACAAGTTCGAGCCGCTTCTGGCAGCGATCGCCGGCGGCCTCTGCACGCATCTGGTGATCGGGGGGCGCATGGCGCAACGATTGCTGGACCATGCCGGCGCGGCGGAAAAGACACCCGGATAGGCACAATTCCCGCCGCCGGCGCCCTGTCATCAAGGCGTCGCGGCAATGCTGTTTCACCATCACAATCGGAAATCGGACGAGCGAATATGAAGAACCTGTGGAATGACGTCGACGCGGAGAAGATGGTCGCCGACTATGCGAAGAAGGGCGTCAGCCGCGACCTGGCGCTGCGCGTCTACACGACCCGGCTGCTGGGCGGAGAGCCGCGCCTGGTCCTGCATGGCGGCGGCAACACCTCCTGCAAGACCACGGCGACCGACCTTGTCGGCGACCGGTGGGATGTGCTCTGCGTCAAGGGCAGCGGCTGGGACATGGGCGTCATCGAGCCGCAGGGCCTGCCAGCGGTCAAGCTTGGCGCGCTGCTGAAGGCCCGCTCGCTGAACAAGCTCGCCGATGAGGACATGGTTGCCCTGCAACGCGTGAACCTCATTGATCCGTCCTCGCCCAACCCTTCGGTAGAGACGCTGCTGCACGCATTCCTGCCGCACAAATTCGTCGACCACACCCATTCGACGGCCATTCTCGCCATCGTCGACCAGGAAGACAGCAAGGCGCTGGTGAAGACGGTGTTCGGCGAGAAGATGGGCTACGTGCCCTACATCATGCCCGGCTTCGACCTGGCGAAGGCGGCCGCCGACATTTTTGACGCCGATCCGTCGGTCGAGGGCCTGATCCTCGACAAGCACGGCATCTTCACCTTCGGCGATGACGCCAGGCAAGCCTATGACCGGATGATCCATTATGTGAACGTCGC
The nucleotide sequence above comes from Mesorhizobium shangrilense. Encoded proteins:
- a CDS encoding efflux RND transporter periplasmic adaptor subunit, whose protein sequence is MIRKLPAAGLIVAALGLAGCSQEKTEVKDIIRPVKVVEIAQAHDTRQLSYSGSVRARTEMNLGFRVNGKITERLVDIGQRVVPGDVLARIDATDYQLSVKSAEANLNAAERQVETADLARHRAEQLFSKNFAPKSQLDQATLSYDQAVATRDSARSSLDQAKNQVGYTDLKADRNGIVTAVAADVGQVVGTGTPVVTVAVDGEKEVLIAVPEMEIAEFKPGKIVKAAFWSDSALALDGKVREVAGSADQQSRTFAVRVSLPNDARVLLGMTANIEASATNERQLVSIPLSALAQKDSQPIVWTVDRGADTVHARPVKVAEFAADGVRVAEGLKPGDVVVAAGTQFMTENLKVKLAGDTALQSASAEDDSGNTRQLR
- a CDS encoding TetR family transcriptional regulator; its protein translation is MSEAANIVVDAARQENVTRILDCAERLFRHYGYGKTNVADIARELGMSPANIYRFFASKVEIHQAVCGRMLGASYKMAYEISRLPISAEERLRRYVQAQYKMTLEVMLDDQKVHEMVIVALERDWGVIDKHIDSIHDLFAEVIRDGIEAGEFREQDPVVASRCFGAATVILCHPQMVAQCLAKTNRAMPDDLIDYAIKALKK
- a CDS encoding acyl-CoA synthetase, producing MGNPYEQDLDKNAANHQPLTPLTYLERAAKTYPDHIAIIHGGQRIDYRTFWQRSLKLASALHKRGISKGDTVTVMLSNTPPMLEAHFGVPMTKAVLHSLNTRLDAAVIAFQLDHAETKVLIVDREFAGVVRQALALAKVKPLVIDYDDPEYAADAPYPKGERIGTLDYEDFVAGGDEDFAWAMPDDEWDAISLNYTSGTTGNPKGVVYHHRGAALMAYTNTIHAGMAKHAVYLWTLPMFHCNGWCFPWTLAVQAGTHVCLRWVRPKPIYDAIADHGVTHLCGAPVVMSVLINAKDEDKRAFPQTVTFNTAAAPPPEAVLSGMADAGFAVTHLYGLTETYGPAVVNEWHGAWDDLEKGERSAKKARQGVRYAALEGLTVMDPETMRTTPADGETIGEVMFRGNIVMKGYLKNRKASDEAFAGGWFHSGDLGVMHPDGYIQLKDRSKDIIISGGENISSIEVEDALYKHPSVASCGVVARPDDKWGEVPIAYVELKPGKATTEAEIIEHCRALLARFKVPKAVIFAEIPKTSTGKIQKFRLREMAKVA
- a CDS encoding sugar-binding transcriptional regulator, which produces MAIRPAEQLIHKAAWLYYAHGLRQDQVASQLNISRASVAMYLRKARETGIVNISTSTQLFTDDVLARKLEDALGLDAVWVAPENADPSTEIAVLAASVFLELVKKGDRIGVAWGRTVYTIADIMSYADLQDVTVVQLCGNLGAPYSYRPDQCTMEIARRLNAKGLNFYAPLVLSTEELARALRAEPVIREQLAGVRECDLALYSVGTIDADSHVVKCGALTAEEMTALREIGAAGVIAGQIIDAKGDVLDCSYNRRVISAELASLRAIAKRLMVVQEDNKFEPLLAAIAGGLCTHLVIGGRMAQRLLDHAGAAEKTPG